AGTGCAGCATATTTCGCTGAATTGGGCTTTATTGGTCGTTTTTGCCTTCATATCCTGCATTATGTGCAGGATATGGCCAGCTAATGGGGTTATCCGTGTCATTATGCTGTAAAAAGTGCAATGCAATTAATGGACTATACACCTAAAAAGGCAGCCTTGACGGCTGCCTTTTTTGTATACCTTTAAAACGCCGGAAGCGCGATATCGCTGTAATTATCCTCGAGGAATTTCTTAACCTCTGGGCCGGTCATCCGCTCAGCCAGCTTCTGAATCGCCGGGGAGTTTACGTTGTCCTCGCGCGCGACCAAGGTAATAACGAAGTCGGAGTCGCTGCCTTCTTTGATCAAAGCGTCCTTCTTAGGCGTCAGACCAAGCGGCTTCGCGTAAGCCGGAGTCATAAGAACCATATCCACATCATCAATGACGCGGGCAAGCATAAGCAGGTCCACTTCCTTGAACTTGAACTTATGCGGGTTATCCACGATGTCGGCTTGCGTGGCTTTAATGCCAACTCCTTCTTTCAGCTTGAGAAGACCGTTGTTCTCCATCATCACAAGCGAACGTCCGATATTGGACGGATCGTTGGCAATCGCGATGGTTGCGCCATCCGGAAGATCCTCGATTTTTTTATACTTTTTCGAATAACCGCCGTATACCGCATTATAGATCGCTTTAACCGGCACCAGATTCGCCTTGTTGGTTGCGTTGAAATCGTTCATATAAGGAACGTGCTGGAAGAAGTTCGCATCTACCTCTTTATGCTGAAGAGCCGTGTTCGGCTGTACGTTATCCGACAGCGTTACAATCTCCATGTTAATGCCGTCTTGCTTCAAGAGCGGCTTCACCAGCTCCAGAATTTCGCTCATCGGCGGAATTAGAACCGCTACCTCCAGGTTCACTTCCTGTCCGGCTTTTCCTTCGTTTGTTGCCTGATTATCCTGCTTGTCCGGCTTATTATTTTGACCGCATCCCGCGACAATCGCCACAAGGAGTGCGAGCATGACGAGCCCGATTACTTTGCTTCTCACTATCCATTCCTCCCGTTTATATCCGGCTGGCTTTATTATCTCTCTCTGCCAAATTTGGCAGTCAGCCGCCTGTAAGACCCAAGTCTAAGCGAGTCCTATTCATAAATCAATCTAGAGATTCGCTCGCACTGTTCGCAATTTGGAATATGAAATATAATATAGAAAATAGATGCCAACGGCTTGTAATGGAGGAACCTGCAATGTCATTTACTGCACAAGAAATCGAATTATTAAACCGCCAGCTCCCGGTTTGGGTAGAGTCGAGCAAAGTCCGTTCCGCCTACGGCAAGACGGCTTCCTATATTCCGGAGCTCGCCAAAGCTCCTCAGCATGCGCTTGGCATCCACATGATCGATACTAGCGGGCAAGCTGTTTCGGCAGGCGACTGCGGCTTGCCTTTTACGATGCAGAGCATCTCCAAAGTATTTACGCTTATTCTCGCCCTGATGGACAACGGAGAGGAAGCCGTCTTCCAAAAGGTCGGCATGGAGCCAACCGGCGACAACTTCAACTCCATGCTGAAGCTGGAGCTTGTACGTCCCGGTATCCCGTTCAACCCGCTAATCAACGCCGGCGCTATCGCCATTTCTTCCTTGATTCACGGCCGGGATTCCGCTGAGAAGTCCGCACGCATTCTCTCCTTCTTCCAAGCCCTTGCAAGCAATGATACATTAACGTACGACATGGACGTATACAAATCGGAATCGGATACCGCCAATCTGAACAGATCAATGGCCTATTTGCTGAAGGATAACGGCGTTCTGGAAGGACAAGTCGAGGACGTGCTGGATGTCTATTTCCACCATTGCTCGGTTCAGGTTACCTGCAGCGACTTAGCCCGAATGGCCCTTGTCCTTGCCAACAACGGTACCGATCCGATAACAGGTGACTCCTTAATCCCCCGCCGGTATGTGCAAATCGCGAAAACCTTTATGATTACATGCGGGATGTACAATGCATCCGGCGAATTCGCCATCCAAGTCGGGCTTCCTGCAAAAAGCGGCGTGTCCGGCGGAATCCTGACTATGGTGCCGGGAAGACTTGGCATCGGGGTAATTGGTCCGGCCCTTAACTCCAAAGGCAACAGCATCGCCGGCGTCCATCTGCTTGAGACCCTTTCGCGCGAAATGGATTGGAGTTTGTTCTAAGCGTTTTGGAGAAGTTCTCATTCCAATAAGACCCTGCGAGGGTCTTATTTGGCTAGTTAAGGCTGTTACTTTAATTATTAAGACCCTAACGGGGTCTTATTTTGGTTACAAAAGTTAATTTTCATCGGTTCTTCCTCGTTTTGTGAACGAATAAGACCCTGCAAGGGTCTTGTTCAACTGACTACTGCTCCATTTTTATTAGATAAGACCCTGTAAGGGTCTTATTTTGGCTACAGCTCATTTTCACTATTTCTGCCAATACCGGCGAGGTTAAGGCCCCCCAGGGTCCTTAACCTCCGGATAACCATCACTTTCATCCCGTTTGGGGCACCTATCTTACTTACTTAAAGCCCTTAAAGGGCCTTAAGCAGCCTTTAGTATGGCTATTTTACAAGCTTAAGGCCCCTTAGGGACCTTAAGTTCCTGATAATCAGCATATCCAGCCCGTTTGGGGTACCTCTCCTGCTCCCTTAAGGCCCCTTAAGGGCCTTAAGCACATTTTAGTATGGCTATTTACAAACTTAAGGCCCTCTAGGGACCTTAAGTCAAAATTAAAAGAGGTGTACGAACACCGAATCCCAGACTCGGCTGCATACACCCCTCTTATTTTTAAAGCTCCCGCATAAATTCATCAATATCTTTATCCGCTTTGGACTGATTACACTCATTGCAGGCGCATACGCAATTATCCGGCGTGGTATGGCCACCCTTTGCCCGCGGCAGCATATGGTCGATGGTATCGCCGTATTGTCCGCAGAAATGGCAGGTGTAATTGTCCCTAGTCAGGATATAGCTCCGGAAATCCTTATTGCTGAACAAACGCCGGATCGTAGTCCGGTTCACAATAACGGCGGCCCGCTCCTTCACGAGCGTCACCGCAAGCTCCAGCTCAATCTCCTGATGCCAGCGCCGCCCTTTATCGGTCTTGCCGCGCATCCAGACCGTCCCTTTGCGTGTCGTCCTTAGCAAAGTAGCATCCGTTGGCGAGTAATTCGCCGGCAGCGGACGGGGACGGTATTTCCCGCCGGCTCCGGCAGTCCGCGCCGGAGCTTTGGACGGTCTAGGCCGCTTTGGTGCCACAGCAGGAGCAGCTGCTGCTGCAGGCTCAGCTTGACTTGCCGGTGCGGCGGCAACCCCCTCGGGCATCGTTGCCAATGGCGTTGCCAGCTGACCCTCCGCCTCTTGATTAGCAGCAGATATCATAACCGGCGCGGTAATCCGGCTTCTTGTTTTCCGGCAGCTTCGGCAGGAACCACGCCTCGAAGCCGGTCCTGAACGCCTGCCCGTACGGCGGAGAAAATCCGTCATCGGCTTTTGCTCCAGGCAATGCACGCATTGCTTATATTGAGTCGTTTGCAAGTTATCGGTCATCGGTAGTGCCGGGTGTTCTAGCACCCGTCCTTCACCCCATTACCCTTTATAATTACAGCTTCATCCGATAGATCGGCTTATTCTCCAGTCCACGGACAACCGGCGTCCATGGTTCGCTTTCCGGAGTTGTCTGCAGGGCATCCTCGACCATTTGAAGCTTGGCATCCATCGCGTCAATATGATGCAGCGCCACAGCTTCCGCCGTTTGCGGCTGAACGGGACTCCCCCACTCTCCCAGATTATGATGAGACAGCACCATATGCTGCAATCCCAGCACTTTTTCCGAATCCAAATTAATATCGCAGCGGATGGCGGCCTCCGTAATCCATGTCGATGCCAGCGAAATATGTCCCATCAGCTTGCCCGAAAGGCTATAGTCGGATACGATGCCGAGCTGCGCGATCATCTCCTCGGGCTTAGCGATATCATGAAGAATAATGCCTGCTTTAAGCAGATCGGCGTTCAGGAAAGGCCGCTGCTTGCACAGAAATTCCCCGATCTCCAGCATTCTGGCCATATGGTAAGCAAGTCCGGCAAAATACGCATGGTGATGTGTCTTGGCAGCCGGGTAATGCGTCAGCTTTTCCTCCACCTTCGTCACGCAATAAGTGACAATCGCCTTAATCTCCGTATCTTGAATACTGTCTTTCGCTTTATAAATCGTATCAATAAGTTCATTGGAAGCAACCGGCGCCGAACGGATAAAATCAGTCAGCGTAATGCCGTCTTCCTCAACAGCAGGTCGCATGCGCGAAATCTTGATCTGAAGCTTCTCGCGGTACAGATGGACATTCCCCTGAACCTTAACGAGTCCCATCGGAAAGAAGGTTTCTTTGTCCTGCGATGAGACATCCCAGAACTTAGCCCCCAGCTGCCCCGTACCATCGGCTAATACAATATCGAAATAATCCTTAGGTGTTGTTGCATTGGTCTGTTTAACTTCCAGCTCCTTAAGCAAATAGAAGCCGGTAAAATCGTCCTGATTGCGAAGATCTTTAATTTGCGTCATTCGTGTTCCTCTCTCCAGCTGCCCACAACATTTGCTCAAAGATGCCGTCGTTATGGGACACATGATGCTCCTATTATACTATGAAATTCCCCGCTGCGGCGCGAAAAAGAAAGAGGCAGTCCGCCCGACATTTTGTCGGATGGACAGCCTCTGCCTTTTTTACTCCAATGCTTGCGCCGGCGCTGAAGCCGCTGGTTCTTCAGGAGCCCCGGCTTCGCCGTTATCCTTATGCGTCTCAACAAATTCATGAGCTGCAAAAAGAATAGCAGCCGCTTCCGCTCGGTTTACGATTTGCTGCGGGTGGAAATTGCCGTCCTCATCAAGCGCAACGATCTTGTACAGCAGCGCGCGCTGGATCGTTCCCTGATAGTCTACCGTAATATCCTTCTCATCCTGGATGTTGATGTACATCTTTATCAGCGGATATTGGCCGGTTTTCTCAAGGGCCTGAACCAGGTAATGAGCGAATTGCTCTCTAGTCAGCGGCTTATTCGGATCGATGTCAGCCGGCAGATCAAGTCCGTTATAGTGTGCGATGACGAAGCTTTCCGCGTACCAGGCATCATTTTTCACATTGGTGAAAAAGCCGTCCGCAGTAGGAGTCTGATTGAAATCAATGGCAGCCAGGCTTAACTGCATCGTCCGGACGATCAGCTCGATACCTTGCGCTCCCGTCAGGTTTTCTTCCGGATGGAACTCCGAAGAAGATACCCCTTTCACAATGCCAAGCTCCTGCAAAGCTTCAATTTGCGCGCGGCTGCTGGTGCCGGCAATGTCCGTGAAGCTGGAATTATCGGCGGCAAGCGCCTGGCCGGATACCGCTCCGAACAAGACAGCGGCGGAAATAGCCGCGGCAGTGATACGTTTTTTCATAACTGTATGTCCTCCTTCATCCTCTAGGCTGTGATATTGAACAACTGTTCAAAGTTATGGACGAAGGTCATGCGGTAAATGTTGCTAGAAGCTGATTTCCTGCTTGCTCTTTTTAACGGCTGTCATCCTCATATACAAGTAAAGCAAGGTGAATCCGACCAGCCCGATTAACGCCATCCCCATTCCTGTCCAATAGATGGACCTTGGCCCGATCTGCTGGAACAGATAACCGCCAAGAAATCCGGATGCAATCCCCGACAAGCCGCCCCATGTCAACGCATAGACCGCCTGCCCCGATGCCCGCAGCTCGCTGGGAACGATAAGCGCCGTCAGCTGCGTGCCGATATAGTAGAACGCTCCAAACGTCAGACAATGCAGCGCCTGGATAAAAATAATTTGCTCCGCGTTGCCCGCTCCTGCCATCAGGAACCAGCGAAGCGCATACAGCAGGCTGACGAGAATCAGGCAGCTGACCATCGTCCGGACATGTTTGGACAAGTACCGGTCAAAGAGCAGAAATACCGGGATTTCGAAGACGGAAGACAGAAAAGCCGACCAGCCCACAAGATCCGTATGCCCGCCAAGCTCCGTCATATACAATGCGATAAACGTTGTGTTCATCGAGTTCGGAATCGAGATCAGAAGCCCGATAACGAGAAACACGAGAAACACCTTATTGCCCAGCATCCGCCGGTAATTTACGCCTTGAGCCGTCTTTGGAGAGGATCCTCTCGGCAGGGTAAACGCGAATCCGATCGCGACCAGCATCATAATCGTATAAACCAGCCATAAACGGCTGATGCCAATCTGCCCGAGAATCGGTCCCGTAACCAAAGCAAGTATCGCCCACCCGCATGATCCCCATAACCGGAACGCCCCGAACTTGTGGCGCGTCCCTTCGATACTGTTCAGGATAAGGCTGTTGCTCTGCGAGAACAACGGCATCTGGAAAAAGAAAAAGAGCAGCATACAGCCGAATATAAACGTGTAGGAGTCGCTTAAAAATACGAGCTGCATCGCAATAAGATTGCCGGCCAGCATCAGAATAAGAATTAACCGGATATTGCGGCTCCGATCACTCAAAAATCCCCATAGCGGGTTTGCAATGAGCGACACGATAGGGCCGCCTGCCATAAGCGCCCCGATTTTCAGCGGATTAATACCGATTGACTGCAAATAAAGGGCAAAAAACGTGCTGTAGACCGCTATCGTTCCGTAACTGAAAAAATTGAACGCCTTGATAAAGTGAAAGCTTCTTCTTTCTATTTTTCCTTCTATCTCACTCATGTTGTCCATCACCGCTTTCTTTGCAGCCTAGACGGAAATAGCCGTTGAGCTTGACCGGGCGGTTACTTCCTCCGCCGTCACTTCGCGGCCGAGCTCTTCGGATAAATAAATCCCCTCGCTGATCAGCATCGTACGCAGTGCAATATCGGATGTCGGGAGCAGCGGAACCC
This region of Paenibacillus sp. JDR-2 genomic DNA includes:
- a CDS encoding S-layer homology domain-containing protein, giving the protein MKKRITAAAISAAVLFGAVSGQALAADNSSFTDIAGTSSRAQIEALQELGIVKGVSSSEFHPEENLTGAQGIELIVRTMQLSLAAIDFNQTPTADGFFTNVKNDAWYAESFVIAHYNGLDLPADIDPNKPLTREQFAHYLVQALEKTGQYPLIKMYINIQDEKDITVDYQGTIQRALLYKIVALDEDGNFHPQQIVNRAEAAAILFAAHEFVETHKDNGEAGAPEEPAASAPAQALE
- a CDS encoding HNH endonuclease codes for the protein MTDNLQTTQYKQCVHCLEQKPMTDFLRRTGRRSGPASRRGSCRSCRKTRSRITAPVMISAANQEAEGQLATPLATMPEGVAAAPASQAEPAAAAAPAVAPKRPRPSKAPARTAGAGGKYRPRPLPANYSPTDATLLRTTRKGTVWMRGKTDKGRRWHQEIELELAVTLVKERAAVIVNRTTIRRLFSNKDFRSYILTRDNYTCHFCGQYGDTIDHMLPRAKGGHTTPDNCVCACNECNQSKADKDIDEFMREL
- a CDS encoding MetQ/NlpA family ABC transporter substrate-binding protein; this encodes MLALLVAIVAGCGQNNKPDKQDNQATNEGKAGQEVNLEVAVLIPPMSEILELVKPLLKQDGINMEIVTLSDNVQPNTALQHKEVDANFFQHVPYMNDFNATNKANLVPVKAIYNAVYGGYSKKYKKIEDLPDGATIAIANDPSNIGRSLVMMENNGLLKLKEGVGIKATQADIVDNPHKFKFKEVDLLMLARVIDDVDMVLMTPAYAKPLGLTPKKDALIKEGSDSDFVITLVAREDNVNSPAIQKLAERMTGPEVKKFLEDNYSDIALPAF
- the glsA gene encoding glutaminase A — protein: MSFTAQEIELLNRQLPVWVESSKVRSAYGKTASYIPELAKAPQHALGIHMIDTSGQAVSAGDCGLPFTMQSISKVFTLILALMDNGEEAVFQKVGMEPTGDNFNSMLKLELVRPGIPFNPLINAGAIAISSLIHGRDSAEKSARILSFFQALASNDTLTYDMDVYKSESDTANLNRSMAYLLKDNGVLEGQVEDVLDVYFHHCSVQVTCSDLARMALVLANNGTDPITGDSLIPRRYVQIAKTFMITCGMYNASGEFAIQVGLPAKSGVSGGILTMVPGRLGIGVIGPALNSKGNSIAGVHLLETLSREMDWSLF
- a CDS encoding 3'-5' exoribonuclease YhaM family protein translates to MTQIKDLRNQDDFTGFYLLKELEVKQTNATTPKDYFDIVLADGTGQLGAKFWDVSSQDKETFFPMGLVKVQGNVHLYREKLQIKISRMRPAVEEDGITLTDFIRSAPVASNELIDTIYKAKDSIQDTEIKAIVTYCVTKVEEKLTHYPAAKTHHHAYFAGLAYHMARMLEIGEFLCKQRPFLNADLLKAGIILHDIAKPEEMIAQLGIVSDYSLSGKLMGHISLASTWITEAAIRCDINLDSEKVLGLQHMVLSHHNLGEWGSPVQPQTAEAVALHHIDAMDAKLQMVEDALQTTPESEPWTPVVRGLENKPIYRMKL
- a CDS encoding MFS transporter, with protein sequence MSEIEGKIERRSFHFIKAFNFFSYGTIAVYSTFFALYLQSIGINPLKIGALMAGGPIVSLIANPLWGFLSDRSRNIRLILILMLAGNLIAMQLVFLSDSYTFIFGCMLLFFFFQMPLFSQSNSLILNSIEGTRHKFGAFRLWGSCGWAILALVTGPILGQIGISRLWLVYTIMMLVAIGFAFTLPRGSSPKTAQGVNYRRMLGNKVFLVFLVIGLLISIPNSMNTTFIALYMTELGGHTDLVGWSAFLSSVFEIPVFLLFDRYLSKHVRTMVSCLILVSLLYALRWFLMAGAGNAEQIIFIQALHCLTFGAFYYIGTQLTALIVPSELRASGQAVYALTWGGLSGIASGFLGGYLFQQIGPRSIYWTGMGMALIGLVGFTLLYLYMRMTAVKKSKQEISF